TGTTACATTTATTTCTGAATAAATTCGAATTGAACGTTTAAAATTATTATAGATACGTATTATATTAGGTATAAATTGTATGAAAAGAGTAATAACATTTGGTACGTTTGATGTGTTTCATATTGGGCATATAAATATACTTGAACGAGCAGCTCAATTTGGTGAGCATTTAGTTGTTGGCGTGTCATCAGACAAACTGAATTTTTCAAAGAAGAATAGATATCCTATTTATAATGAAAAGGATAGAGTGAGAATTATCTCGTCAATGAGAGTTGTTAATGAAGTCTTTATAGAAGAATCTTTAGAATTGAAATTGGAGTATATAAAGAAGTATAGGGCTGATGTATTAGTTATGGGAGATGATTGGGAAGGGCGTTTTGACTGGGTTAAAGATACGTGTAACGTAATTTATTTACCAAGAACACCATCAATATCAACTACTGAAATAATAGAAGTTGTTAAGACAACTAGGTAAACTCTATAAGGTCTCTTGTGAGTAATAGTAATAGACTTTTTAAAAATATACTATCGCTGACTATTGTTCAGTTTTCTAATTATATTGCGCCATTATTAGTGTTACCATATCTTACTCGTATATTGAGTGTGGAAAATTTTGGCATTGTAGTAATATCTTTTTCTATTTGTAGTATAGCTATGATTATTACTGACTTTGGCTTTGGTTTGTCAGGTACTTATTGGATATCTAAGAATAGAAATGATAAAAAAAACGTGGCAAGTTATATAGGTGCTATCTACTTAATTAAATTGATGTTAAACGCTGTAATTGTTTTTTCTCTTCTTCTATATATTTTTATATGGCAAGAAAACTTTCTAAATGAGCCCTTATTGGTTATTGGTATATTATTAACAATAATT
Above is a window of Limnobaculum parvum DNA encoding:
- a CDS encoding adenylyltransferase/cytidyltransferase family protein; the protein is MKRVITFGTFDVFHIGHINILERAAQFGEHLVVGVSSDKLNFSKKNRYPIYNEKDRVRIISSMRVVNEVFIEESLELKLEYIKKYRADVLVMGDDWEGRFDWVKDTCNVIYLPRTPSISTTEIIEVVKTTR